A genomic region of Aeropyrum pernix K1 contains the following coding sequences:
- a CDS encoding molybdopterin molybdotransferase MoeA, with the protein MDSGIDRGKILSTLHTLEEAIARAAGRLEVLRGSLLEKRESLGLPAAIGRPLARKAVARGCYPPYPRVNLDGCAVDSSRVSRGSVLRVTARLRPGMEPVELVDREGGCVWVDTGAPLPVGADAVVPLEELDMLGEGVVRLEAEPRRWMGVADPCSDAMDGSVVLGEGEVVTPEAVASLASAGVHDVEAGSRLRACVASVGDELRSLEECREGGGVCETNRLLARSRLEAAEVEVVDLGIHPDRPETLSSLAAAARGSGCHILVTSGGSSVGLSDYALAGPEDIVVRGLAIRPGRPTTLSIVDGIPVYSLPGNPRSAGSAIDLFLLPSLAAAGLPVATVVPGMRAVLLAGVKPGRRLSYIPVAAVYCGGRLYAVPVSTESYMTVSWAAADGYIAVEPGKALEPGEEASVTIVRGVKRRLSIDYTGGLGGGGYRVTLAKPPHGKVVAEAIARCPRLEAVVTEDAAGEMVEAGTPSGALEPVDQDIVIAVNRKCGNNIIAAPRVLEKSGWLSRAASRLGGEILYVDNVQSSARLAALGYTCGAVTLKSLTPPGLRVASETRIRVYIARGWAGKGGSGEKQ; encoded by the coding sequence ATGGACAGCGGCATAGATAGGGGGAAGATACTCTCAACCCTCCACACCCTCGAGGAGGCTATAGCCAGGGCGGCTGGGAGGCTTGAGGTTCTCCGAGGCTCCCTGCTGGAGAAGCGGGAGAGCCTGGGCCTGCCGGCCGCCATAGGCCGCCCCCTGGCCAGAAAAGCGGTGGCGAGGGGGTGTTACCCTCCGTACCCCAGGGTTAACCTGGACGGCTGCGCAGTGGACAGCAGCAGGGTTTCCAGGGGGAGCGTGCTGAGGGTTACGGCTAGGCTGAGGCCGGGCATGGAGCCTGTGGAGCTTGTGGACCGTGAGGGTGGGTGTGTGTGGGTCGACACGGGAGCCCCTCTCCCAGTGGGGGCTGACGCCGTCGTCCCCCTTGAGGAGCTGGACATGCTGGGCGAGGGGGTGGTGAGGCTTGAGGCGGAGCCGAGGAGGTGGATGGGGGTGGCAGACCCCTGTAGCGACGCCATGGATGGTAGTGTGGTGTTGGGTGAGGGCGAGGTTGTTACTCCCGAGGCGGTGGCCTCCCTCGCCTCCGCCGGCGTCCACGATGTTGAAGCAGGCTCCAGGCTCAGGGCTTGTGTCGCCAGCGTAGGCGACGAGCTGAGGAGCCTTGAGGAGTGCCGGGAGGGCGGTGGGGTGTGCGAGACCAACAGGCTGCTGGCCCGGAGCAGGCTCGAGGCGGCTGAGGTTGAGGTTGTGGACCTCGGTATACACCCTGACAGGCCCGAGACGCTGTCCAGCCTAGCTGCAGCCGCCCGAGGGTCTGGCTGCCATATACTGGTGACTAGCGGTGGGAGCAGCGTCGGCCTCTCAGACTACGCCCTAGCCGGGCCTGAGGACATAGTGGTCAGGGGGCTGGCCATAAGGCCGGGCCGCCCTACCACTCTCTCGATAGTAGATGGCATCCCAGTCTATAGCCTACCGGGTAACCCTCGGAGTGCGGGGTCCGCGATAGACCTCTTCCTCCTACCCTCCCTAGCCGCAGCCGGGCTCCCAGTGGCGACCGTGGTTCCCGGGATGAGGGCTGTGCTGCTCGCGGGGGTTAAGCCGGGTAGGAGGCTATCCTACATCCCCGTGGCCGCCGTTTACTGCGGCGGCCGCCTCTACGCAGTACCGGTGTCCACGGAGAGCTACATGACAGTCTCTTGGGCTGCGGCCGACGGATACATTGCCGTGGAGCCTGGCAAAGCCCTAGAGCCTGGGGAGGAGGCCAGCGTTACCATAGTGAGGGGAGTGAAGAGGAGGCTCTCCATAGACTACACCGGAGGCCTGGGGGGCGGTGGCTATAGAGTTACCCTGGCCAAGCCCCCCCACGGGAAGGTTGTTGCCGAGGCCATAGCCCGGTGCCCCCGGCTTGAGGCTGTAGTTACCGAGGATGCTGCGGGCGAAATGGTGGAGGCGGGCACGCCCAGCGGCGCCCTAGAGCCGGTGGACCAGGATATAGTTATCGCAGTCAACAGAAAATGCGGCAACAACATCATAGCAGCGCCGAGAGTCCTGGAGAAGAGCGGATGGCTCTCAAGAGCGGCATCTAGGCTTGGCGGCGAGATACTCTACGTGGACAACGTGCAGTCCTCCGCCAGGCTCGCAGCCCTCGGCTACACCTGCGGCGCAGTAACACTCAAGAGCCTCACCCCACCGGGGTTGAGGGTGGCCTCGGAGACGAGGATCAGGGTCTATATAGCTAGGGGCTGGGCAGGGAAGGGTGGGTCAGGGGAAAAACAGTAG
- a CDS encoding chromatin protein Cren7: MSQKQLPPVKVRDPTTGKEVELTPIKVWKLSPRGRRGVKIGLFKSPETGKYFRAKVPDDYPETG, from the coding sequence ATGAGCCAGAAGCAACTACCACCTGTGAAGGTCAGGGACCCGACTACAGGCAAGGAGGTCGAGCTAACGCCAATCAAAGTGTGGAAGCTATCGCCGAGGGGGAGGAGGGGCGTCAAGATAGGTCTCTTCAAGAGCCCCGAGACGGGCAAGTACTTCAGGGCCAAGGTGCCCGACGACTACCCCGAGACCGGGTGA
- a CDS encoding DNA/RNA nuclease SfsA: protein MAVELRYDEEAVFLRRVNRFVVEVKSSRGVVRCHLMDTGRIDHLASPGRRGVLIAWLNRLGGKTVCRAQAFKTAGGVVAVVDSRVPNRLFAEAAPMVVGGDASIEAEREVFGSRLDFLISTGRGLWAVEVKGVNLSLDGVGLFPNAPSARAVKHLEVLARLAREGVKPLMAFVALRPDIRVFAPNYRVDRRFASLACTLLRRGLVGMVGIRVSIDLEPGVVRIRPVATAPVQCPPLQPGR, encoded by the coding sequence GTGGCTGTGGAGCTGCGGTATGACGAGGAGGCAGTGTTCCTAAGGAGGGTGAACAGGTTCGTTGTGGAGGTCAAGAGTAGCCGCGGGGTGGTTAGGTGCCACCTGATGGACACTGGCAGGATAGACCATCTAGCAAGCCCTGGGAGGCGGGGAGTGCTGATAGCCTGGCTCAATAGGCTCGGAGGCAAGACCGTGTGCCGTGCACAGGCTTTCAAGACTGCTGGTGGCGTAGTGGCTGTTGTCGACTCGCGGGTGCCCAACAGGCTGTTCGCCGAGGCGGCCCCGATGGTGGTTGGGGGTGACGCCTCGATCGAGGCTGAGAGGGAGGTCTTCGGCTCGAGGCTGGACTTCCTCATATCCACTGGGAGGGGGCTCTGGGCTGTTGAGGTTAAGGGCGTAAACCTCTCGCTCGACGGCGTCGGCCTGTTCCCCAACGCCCCCAGCGCAAGGGCTGTTAAGCACCTGGAGGTCCTCGCCAGGCTCGCGAGGGAGGGTGTGAAGCCTCTCATGGCGTTCGTGGCCCTCAGGCCTGACATCAGGGTATTCGCCCCCAACTACAGGGTCGACAGGAGGTTCGCCAGCCTGGCCTGCACCCTCCTGAGAAGAGGGCTCGTGGGCATGGTGGGCATCAGGGTCTCCATCGACCTGGAGCCTGGGGTGGTGAGGATAAGGCCTGTAGCCACAGCCCCCGTCCAATGCCCCCCACTCCAGCCTGGGCGATAA
- a CDS encoding acetyl ornithine aminotransferase family protein yields the protein MAVDAPRIVVEPPGPRAREVLERDERVIMQSFTRWYPLVVKRGYGAVVEDVDGNRYIDFNAGIAVLNVGHNHPRVVEAVKRQLERFLHYSLTDFYYEEAVSAAERLARSVPISGGAKTFFTNSGAESIEASIKVVRAFFRGTRPYIISFLGGFHGRTYGAMSASASKPVHRARFYPLVPGFIHAPYPDPYRCPFPGLEGEACGEAAVSYIEDYIFSKLVDPGEVAAFLFEPIQGEGGYVVPPDSFLPSLQKLARKHGILLIADEVQTGFARTGRMFAVEHWGVEPDVMALAKAMGGGLPLGAAVGRSEVMSLPRGSHANTFGGNPVALAAFNAVMDVIEGERLWERSQRLGEKALKILGEAAEELSIVGHVRGKGLMIGVELVRDENTREPHKEALAWVLDRSFKRGLLVIGAGVSAVRIAPPLTIEEELFDRGLEILVEVLREADRRFSQV from the coding sequence GTGGCTGTTGATGCACCCCGGATAGTTGTGGAGCCCCCGGGCCCTAGGGCTAGGGAGGTCCTCGAGAGGGACGAGAGGGTTATAATGCAGTCTTTCACTCGCTGGTACCCCCTGGTTGTTAAACGTGGCTACGGGGCTGTGGTGGAGGATGTTGACGGCAACAGGTATATAGACTTCAACGCTGGTATAGCAGTGTTGAACGTGGGCCACAATCACCCTAGGGTTGTTGAGGCGGTTAAACGCCAGCTGGAGAGGTTCCTGCACTATAGCCTGACGGACTTCTACTATGAGGAGGCCGTCTCCGCCGCGGAGAGGCTTGCCAGATCCGTCCCCATAAGCGGCGGGGCCAAGACGTTCTTCACCAACAGCGGGGCCGAGAGCATCGAGGCCTCCATAAAGGTTGTAAGGGCGTTCTTCAGGGGGACGAGGCCCTACATAATAAGCTTCCTCGGGGGCTTCCACGGGAGGACCTACGGGGCCATGAGCGCCTCAGCCAGCAAGCCGGTCCACAGGGCCAGGTTCTACCCCCTCGTCCCGGGCTTCATCCACGCCCCATACCCAGACCCATACCGCTGCCCCTTCCCCGGCCTCGAGGGTGAAGCGTGTGGCGAGGCGGCTGTAAGCTATATAGAGGACTATATATTCTCGAAGCTGGTCGACCCGGGAGAGGTTGCCGCATTCCTCTTCGAGCCCATCCAGGGCGAGGGCGGCTACGTCGTCCCGCCCGACAGCTTCCTACCCTCGCTCCAGAAGCTGGCTAGGAAGCATGGGATACTGCTCATCGCGGACGAGGTTCAGACGGGCTTCGCGAGGACGGGCAGGATGTTCGCCGTGGAGCACTGGGGTGTGGAGCCAGATGTCATGGCCCTAGCCAAAGCCATGGGAGGGGGGCTGCCGCTGGGGGCTGCGGTGGGGAGGAGCGAGGTGATGAGCCTCCCCCGCGGTAGCCACGCCAACACTTTCGGCGGCAACCCCGTCGCCCTCGCCGCCTTCAACGCGGTGATGGACGTTATAGAGGGCGAGAGGCTGTGGGAGAGGTCGCAGAGGCTGGGCGAGAAGGCGCTGAAGATACTGGGGGAGGCTGCCGAGGAGCTGAGTATAGTGGGCCATGTGAGGGGTAAGGGGCTAATGATAGGCGTTGAGCTGGTCAGGGACGAGAACACCAGGGAGCCCCACAAGGAGGCCCTCGCCTGGGTGCTGGATAGGTCTTTCAAGAGGGGTCTTCTAGTGATAGGCGCGGGCGTCTCAGCCGTGAGGATAGCGCCCCCGCTCACCATCGAGGAGGAGCTCTTCGACCGGGGTCTGGAGATACTGGTGGAGGTCCTCAGGGAGGCCGACCGCCGCTTCTCCCAGGTCTAG
- a CDS encoding MarR family transcriptional regulator, with translation MQGEGELEARILRILGESGGLTMEELVERLGWSGDRRPLRRAVASLVRKGLVVKVPDYSRGKVVLKAAGGSRPGRSGGRPP, from the coding sequence TTGCAGGGTGAGGGGGAGCTGGAGGCTAGGATACTGAGGATACTGGGGGAGAGCGGTGGGCTGACTATGGAGGAGCTTGTGGAGAGGCTAGGCTGGAGCGGTGATAGGAGGCCCCTTCGGAGGGCTGTGGCGAGCCTCGTCAGGAAGGGGCTTGTAGTGAAGGTGCCAGACTATAGCAGAGGGAAGGTTGTGCTGAAGGCTGCTGGGGGGTCTAGACCTGGGAGAAGCGGCGGTCGGCCTCCCTGA
- the hjc gene encoding Holliday junction resolvase Hjc, whose product MPRRGVGYERELAKILWERGWAVIRGPASGGGSRSRVQPDLVAVRGGVVLVFEIKKARGETVYLDPGQVLGLLEWARRAGGDAWIALRLVGKGWRFHRADSLEHTRRGGFKISRPGGGLKLRDLLTLYGGGVRRIDSYLEG is encoded by the coding sequence ATGCCCAGGAGGGGTGTTGGCTACGAGAGGGAGCTCGCTAAGATACTCTGGGAGAGGGGATGGGCTGTTATACGGGGGCCTGCCAGCGGGGGCGGCTCCAGGTCTAGGGTTCAGCCTGACCTCGTGGCGGTGAGAGGCGGTGTCGTCCTCGTGTTCGAGATTAAGAAGGCCCGGGGGGAGACTGTCTACCTAGACCCCGGCCAGGTCCTGGGGCTTCTTGAGTGGGCTAGGAGGGCTGGTGGTGACGCGTGGATCGCCCTCAGGCTAGTCGGGAAGGGGTGGAGGTTCCATAGGGCGGATTCTCTGGAGCACACCAGGAGGGGCGGCTTCAAGATATCGAGGCCCGGGGGAGGGCTTAAGCTGAGGGACCTCCTCACGCTCTACGGAGGGGGGGTTAGGAGGATTGACAGCTATCTCGAGGGCTAG
- a CDS encoding PINc/VapC family ATPase encodes MTEYGGGEVYLLDLDSVVDGSALRMISSGGLRGRVLIHSALVDYLYSEAKRGRSAGYAGLAELSRLMDAGVGDVEIVVVEDDARVQPRDEGELKSVLRRYALRVGATLVTSDPVQARAARALGVSVLFTGRSRTGRIRIEEFFDGRTMSVHLKEGVPPLAKVGKPGSWMFVSLSDKPLTRAEIEEIAREIIEASALEEEGFIEIDRSGSTIVQLKDYRIVITRPPLSDGWEVTAVKPVAKLRLEDYSLPEKLYNRLLERAEGILIAGAPGMGKTTFAQALATFYAEQGKVVKTIESPRDMRLPPNVTQYSKNYADLGELHDILLLSRPDYTVYDELRSDEDFQLYVDLRLAGIGMIGVVHATTPIDAVQRFLRRVELGMIPSIIDTVIFIDSGEVSKVYELSITVKLPTGLREAELSRPVVEVRDFITGELEYEIYTFGEQTMVVPVRERRGRGEAAILGAIRKLLPDAEVEVRDETLIVRLPPRSSRVTARRLKRAKKLAEKHGYDIRFMPL; translated from the coding sequence ATGACCGAGTATGGTGGCGGGGAGGTTTACCTGCTGGACCTGGACAGCGTTGTTGACGGCAGCGCCCTCAGGATGATATCCTCGGGGGGGCTCAGGGGCAGGGTTCTTATACACTCAGCGTTGGTGGACTATCTCTACAGCGAGGCGAAGAGGGGGAGGAGCGCCGGTTACGCGGGGCTCGCCGAGCTATCGAGGCTTATGGACGCTGGCGTCGGCGATGTTGAGATTGTCGTGGTGGAGGACGATGCCAGGGTGCAGCCTAGGGATGAGGGGGAGCTCAAGTCCGTCCTGAGGAGGTACGCCCTGAGGGTCGGGGCAACCCTGGTCACGAGCGATCCCGTACAGGCCAGGGCCGCCAGGGCCCTGGGTGTAAGCGTCTTATTCACAGGGAGGAGCAGGACCGGGAGGATAAGGATTGAGGAGTTCTTCGACGGGAGGACTATGAGCGTCCACCTTAAGGAGGGCGTGCCGCCCCTGGCTAAGGTCGGCAAGCCGGGTAGCTGGATGTTCGTCAGCCTCTCGGACAAGCCGCTGACGAGGGCTGAGATCGAGGAGATAGCCAGGGAGATAATAGAGGCCTCCGCCCTTGAGGAGGAGGGTTTCATAGAGATAGACAGGAGCGGCTCCACCATAGTGCAGCTTAAGGACTATAGGATAGTCATAACCAGGCCGCCCCTCAGCGACGGGTGGGAGGTCACCGCTGTAAAGCCTGTGGCCAAGCTGAGGCTCGAGGACTACAGCCTCCCGGAGAAGCTTTACAACAGGCTCCTGGAGAGGGCTGAGGGCATACTGATAGCGGGCGCCCCTGGCATGGGTAAGACCACGTTCGCCCAGGCCCTAGCCACCTTCTACGCCGAGCAGGGCAAGGTTGTCAAGACTATAGAGTCCCCGAGGGACATGAGGCTGCCCCCCAACGTGACCCAGTACTCCAAGAACTATGCCGACCTCGGGGAGCTTCACGACATCCTCCTCCTCTCGAGGCCCGACTACACGGTCTACGACGAGCTGAGGAGCGACGAGGACTTCCAGCTCTACGTCGACCTGAGGCTCGCCGGGATAGGCATGATAGGTGTTGTACACGCCACCACGCCTATAGACGCTGTGCAGAGGTTCCTCAGGAGGGTGGAGCTGGGCATGATACCCAGCATTATAGACACGGTAATATTCATAGACTCCGGAGAGGTGTCCAAGGTGTACGAGCTCTCAATAACCGTCAAGCTCCCCACAGGGCTGCGGGAGGCGGAGCTGTCGAGGCCGGTGGTCGAGGTAAGGGACTTCATCACGGGCGAGCTGGAGTACGAGATCTACACCTTCGGCGAGCAGACCATGGTAGTCCCGGTGAGGGAGAGGAGGGGGAGGGGCGAGGCGGCGATACTAGGGGCCATAAGGAAGCTCCTCCCAGACGCCGAGGTGGAGGTGAGGGACGAGACTCTGATAGTCAGGCTCCCGCCCAGGTCCTCCAGAGTAACCGCCAGGAGGCTTAAGAGGGCTAAGAAGCTTGCTGAGAAGCACGGCTACGACATACGCTTCATGCCCCTCTAG
- a CDS encoding tRNA sulfurtransferase, which yields MEYNVVLVRYSEIAVKGGYTRSRMERLLLRALEESLAAAGVEAEVERLQGRVLVRLRSPGDAAAAARASARVFGVKSVSPAVEVEYSGIEDLAEKAAEFFGERVRGRVFRVRARRSGVEGFTSKDVERLLGKLLLERGAGGVDLEKPEYTAYVEVRGRRAYFFDTINPGPGGLPVGSEEPSLALYSGGFDSGVAAWMIMRRGSPVHLAFYDFGVPEALEVAVEGAKTLAGEWAWGYRPRLYVVNFRGAALIVNGLVKPSYRTLVLRRLMLLHAQDLAAREGFEALVTGESVGQVASQTVRNLRLISSGLELPVLRPLAGMDKDEIVEKSREIGLYDIARRQVEVCGVDQPPNPRASPQGFRSEFEKVRDIFIPPPRVFDLKGESLHSILKTLGLRG from the coding sequence TTGGAGTATAATGTGGTGCTGGTCAGGTATAGTGAGATAGCCGTTAAGGGGGGGTACACTAGGTCTAGGATGGAGAGGCTCCTTCTCAGGGCTCTGGAGGAGTCTCTGGCAGCCGCTGGTGTTGAGGCTGAGGTGGAGAGGCTTCAGGGAAGGGTGCTGGTCAGGCTTCGCAGCCCTGGGGACGCGGCTGCCGCTGCGAGGGCTTCTGCGAGGGTTTTCGGGGTTAAGAGTGTCAGCCCCGCGGTTGAGGTGGAGTACAGCGGTATCGAGGACCTGGCCGAGAAGGCTGCAGAGTTCTTCGGGGAGAGGGTTAGGGGTAGGGTTTTCAGGGTTAGGGCTAGGAGGAGTGGTGTCGAGGGGTTCACCAGCAAGGATGTTGAGAGGCTACTGGGTAAGCTCCTACTGGAGCGGGGGGCCGGCGGTGTAGACCTGGAGAAGCCGGAGTACACCGCTTACGTTGAGGTTAGGGGCCGCCGGGCGTACTTCTTCGACACCATAAACCCGGGCCCCGGGGGGCTGCCGGTGGGGAGCGAGGAGCCCAGCCTAGCCCTATACAGCGGGGGCTTCGACTCAGGCGTGGCCGCCTGGATGATAATGCGGCGTGGCTCGCCAGTCCACCTCGCCTTCTACGACTTCGGCGTGCCAGAGGCTCTGGAGGTCGCTGTTGAGGGTGCTAAGACGCTCGCGGGAGAGTGGGCCTGGGGGTACAGGCCCAGGCTCTACGTGGTAAACTTCCGGGGCGCGGCCCTCATAGTCAACGGCCTCGTAAAGCCCAGCTACAGAACGCTAGTCCTCAGGAGGCTCATGCTGCTCCACGCCCAGGACCTCGCTGCGAGGGAGGGGTTCGAAGCCCTAGTAACGGGCGAGAGCGTGGGCCAGGTTGCGAGCCAGACGGTAAGGAACCTGAGGCTGATAAGCAGCGGCCTCGAACTACCCGTCCTGAGACCCCTCGCCGGCATGGATAAGGATGAGATAGTGGAGAAGAGTAGGGAGATAGGCCTCTACGACATAGCGAGGAGGCAGGTGGAGGTCTGCGGGGTAGACCAGCCGCCCAACCCACGGGCCTCCCCACAGGGGTTCAGAAGCGAGTTCGAGAAGGTGAGAGACATATTCATACCTCCACCCAGAGTGTTCGACCTTAAGGGTGAAAGTCTCCACTCGATACTAAAGACGCTGGGGCTCAGGGGATGA
- a CDS encoding transcriptional regulator has product MSAGNHLEVDVTSIPVKPASAKEVRELEIALIIGTLLRPDVIQEILHPREFTTWVDSLAVAAGALAREKAGYTVAKIAEELGRSETTIRNHLQGKTKAGQLVRETYDMIKTGKLKITIPTPECEETKKKLETVKTTLKELLEKL; this is encoded by the coding sequence GTGTCCGCAGGAAACCACCTAGAAGTGGACGTAACCTCGATCCCCGTAAAGCCCGCTAGCGCGAAAGAGGTAAGAGAGCTCGAGATAGCACTCATAATAGGCACCCTCCTAAGGCCAGACGTTATACAGGAGATACTACACCCCAGAGAATTCACAACCTGGGTAGACAGCCTCGCAGTAGCAGCGGGAGCACTGGCCAGGGAAAAAGCAGGATACACAGTCGCCAAAATAGCGGAGGAGCTGGGTAGGTCCGAAACAACGATAAGAAACCACCTACAAGGCAAGACAAAAGCCGGACAGCTAGTAAGAGAAACCTACGATATGATAAAAACAGGGAAGCTAAAGATAACAATCCCAACACCGGAATGCGAAGAAACAAAGAAAAAACTAGAAACAGTAAAAACAACACTAAAAGAACTACTGGAAAAACTATAA
- a CDS encoding ABC transporter permease subunit encodes MGERLIILSMAIAVLVVLTVWSWKPLEEDLETLQELLAQFPEEFIKFFAKGGVYTLNFDTYYIMNFHGFFYTAVLGGYIAYSSANAISGEVQGKTFWILLSSPHRRGLVLLSKYLVAVAVAAVASASTLAALALSAGVYGFEVDLARYLALYTAGTVYLASVASLGILLGAVALSPRAPWAAAGVVIAMYFVDTLTLDTRLERLGALSLTRYHDALGIVLEGGVPGHDLAVLALSALAMLLTAVAIFERRDINI; translated from the coding sequence TTGGGTGAACGGCTCATAATCCTCTCGATGGCTATTGCGGTCCTGGTTGTACTGACTGTTTGGTCGTGGAAGCCTCTCGAGGAGGATCTGGAGACCCTTCAAGAGCTGTTGGCGCAGTTCCCCGAGGAGTTCATTAAGTTCTTCGCGAAAGGAGGGGTCTACACGCTCAACTTCGACACCTACTATATAATGAACTTCCACGGCTTCTTCTACACTGCTGTACTAGGAGGCTACATAGCCTACTCCTCGGCCAACGCTATATCGGGCGAGGTGCAAGGGAAGACGTTTTGGATACTCCTCTCATCCCCCCATAGGAGAGGGCTCGTCCTCCTCTCCAAATACCTGGTGGCGGTTGCTGTAGCCGCCGTGGCCTCCGCCTCGACACTAGCAGCCTTAGCCCTCTCCGCAGGGGTGTACGGTTTTGAGGTCGATCTCGCGAGATACTTGGCCCTCTACACGGCGGGCACTGTTTACCTCGCTTCCGTGGCCTCCCTGGGAATCCTATTAGGGGCGGTTGCTCTCTCGCCAAGAGCACCCTGGGCCGCCGCAGGAGTGGTTATTGCCATGTACTTCGTGGACACGCTAACCCTCGACACAAGGCTAGAGCGCCTAGGAGCCCTATCCCTAACGAGGTACCACGACGCCCTGGGTATAGTACTTGAGGGGGGAGTGCCAGGCCACGACCTGGCGGTGCTAGCTTTATCCGCGCTCGCAATGCTGTTGACAGCCGTCGCCATATTTGAAAGGAGAGACATCAACATATAG
- a CDS encoding ABC transporter ATP-binding protein, with translation MGVVIEVEGLVKRYGSVEALRGVSFSVLSGEVFGYLGPNGAGKTTTIRVLMGFSRPTSGSARVFGVELYNPGASGVRRRVGYVPGEFEFYGGVSGGRMLDYWCRLVGGCSRGVVRELLEAFPLPLERAVGTYSRGMKQMLALVMAFSHEPDLVVMDEPTTGLDPLARGRVLDFVRSKAREGVTVFFSSHVLSEVQRVADRVGLLRSGVLVALEDVSSLLRKSGKVVKARVSKNLSPDRLAVDGVRVIRSNGELELVVTSGKALESVLRMLLDAGLEDLEVRDATLEEVFMHFYERTSGPGGKG, from the coding sequence GTGGGGGTTGTTATTGAGGTTGAGGGCCTTGTTAAGAGGTATGGCTCTGTTGAGGCGTTGAGGGGTGTTTCCTTCAGCGTGTTATCCGGGGAGGTTTTCGGCTATCTCGGGCCGAATGGTGCGGGGAAAACCACCACTATTAGGGTATTGATGGGTTTTTCCAGGCCTACAAGCGGGTCAGCCAGGGTTTTCGGGGTGGAGCTTTACAATCCTGGGGCGAGCGGTGTGAGAAGGAGGGTCGGCTATGTGCCCGGCGAGTTTGAGTTCTACGGTGGTGTGTCGGGCGGGAGGATGCTGGATTACTGGTGCCGCCTAGTTGGTGGTTGCAGCCGGGGTGTTGTGAGGGAGCTTCTGGAGGCTTTCCCGCTGCCGCTGGAGAGGGCTGTGGGCACCTACTCTAGGGGGATGAAGCAGATGCTTGCACTGGTTATGGCGTTCTCCCACGAGCCCGATCTGGTGGTCATGGATGAGCCTACAACGGGTCTCGACCCCCTAGCCCGGGGTAGGGTTCTGGATTTTGTGAGGAGTAAGGCTCGGGAGGGTGTAACCGTGTTCTTCTCCTCCCACGTGCTGAGCGAGGTTCAGAGGGTGGCTGATAGGGTGGGCCTCCTGCGGAGTGGCGTGTTAGTGGCTCTTGAGGATGTCTCCTCCCTACTCAGGAAGTCGGGGAAGGTTGTGAAGGCTAGGGTGTCCAAGAATCTGTCTCCCGACAGGCTGGCGGTTGACGGTGTTAGAGTTATCAGGAGCAATGGTGAGCTGGAGCTGGTTGTCACCTCCGGTAAGGCTCTCGAGAGCGTCCTAAGGATGCTGCTGGACGCTGGCCTCGAGGATCTGGAGGTGCGCGACGCCACCCTTGAGGAGGTTTTCATGCATTTCTACGAGAGGACCTCAGGCCCGGGTGGTAAAGGTTGA
- a CDS encoding DUF433 domain-containing protein — protein MERKYKWIEINPNVCHGKPVFRGTRVLLG, from the coding sequence TTGGAGAGAAAATACAAGTGGATTGAGATAAATCCAAATGTCTGCCACGGCAAACCAGTTTTCAGGGGTACGAGGGTTCTGCTAGGCTAG
- a CDS encoding PIN domain-containing protein, giving the protein MPVYDTYAWIEYFRGSEKGAVVKQLLDSQGGYTPSIVLAEIARKYRREGFDENDILKRLLFIVGKTEIITIDVDISMKASKVYLELLELSKKLKLRTPSLAEPSYP; this is encoded by the coding sequence TTGCCTGTATACGATACTTATGCGTGGATTGAGTATTTTAGAGGTAGCGAGAAGGGTGCTGTCGTGAAGCAGCTCCTAGACTCCCAGGGAGGATATACTCCCTCGATAGTCCTAGCTGAAATAGCTAGAAAATACAGGAGAGAAGGTTTTGATGAGAACGATATTCTAAAGAGGTTACTGTTTATTGTTGGCAAGACAGAAATAATAACAATCGATGTAGATATATCGATGAAAGCTTCCAAAGTATACCTGGAATTATTAGAGCTATCTAAAAAGCTGAAGTTAAGAACGCCTAGCCTAGCAGAACCCTCGTACCCCTGA
- a CDS encoding PIN domain-containing protein — MEEGGEGIQREGPNIALVVDSNIIFSIVVAGKRAKAYRVIAGHQDLELYAPEEVLLEFREHLKKLEKSARVEFWSKALLAFSLVRITPKEIYEDKLREAYSIARLFDPKDTPFIALSLKLEAPLWTEDKALLRASFKSNLYVALDTESVENLLHGEPLESIREKLYKKLFKQ; from the coding sequence ATGGAGGAAGGTGGAGAAGGAATACAGAGAGAAGGGCCTAATATAGCACTGGTGGTTGATAGCAATATTATCTTCTCAATAGTAGTCGCTGGTAAAAGAGCAAAGGCATACAGGGTTATTGCGGGGCATCAAGACCTAGAACTGTATGCTCCTGAAGAAGTTTTACTAGAATTCCGCGAGCACTTAAAGAAGCTTGAGAAAAGTGCACGCGTAGAATTCTGGAGTAAAGCTTTGTTAGCTTTCTCACTAGTCAGAATTACCCCTAAAGAAATTTATGAAGACAAGCTGAGAGAGGCTTATTCTATAGCTAGACTCTTCGACCCGAAAGATACACCCTTTATAGCTCTCTCGCTCAAGCTAGAAGCACCACTATGGACAGAAGACAAAGCACTCCTACGCGCATCGTTTAAATCGAACCTCTACGTAGCCCTTGATACAGAATCTGTCGAAAACCTTCTTCATGGCGAACCTCTAGAGTCAATTCGCGAGAAACTGTATAAGAAACTTTTTAAACAATAG